The genomic window GCACATTGTCGAGCAGGACCCGTCACTTGCCTTCATTTTGATCGACGCCAAAGACGGGATTTTCAAAAGCCCGAATATCGGTGAGTTTATCGAGGAAATAAGAAAAAAGTAAACGATGGATTCCCGTGTCAAGCACGGGAATGACTGAAAAGGAAAAGCCAAATGCCCTACAGGCAGTCATGCCGGACTTGATCCGGCATCCATATTGCGGTTGGGAAAAAGATCGATCACCGGGTAAGACCTGTGAAATAGTGGTTTTGGATTTCACAGGTCAGGCCCGGGGATGACTAAAAAAGAGAGATCACTGCTTTTGAGAGAAATGCTCACCTGAATCCCGATCGCGACAGACAAATCGGGATCAACGAAACTCCTGAATAGCATAGCAGGTTTATGAACCTCTGGACTGACGGTATAAGTTAATCAACCCGTTGGTCGATGAGTCATGCGTTTTGGCATCTTGCTCTCCCTGAATTTCCGGCAAAATTGCTTTAGCAAGCTGCTTGCCGAGTTCGACGCCCCACTGGTCGAACGAGTTGATCCTCCATATCACGCCCTGCACGAATACCTTATGCTCATACATCGCGATCAGGCTGCCGAGGTTGAATGGGTTGATTTCCGAAAAAACGAGGGTGTTTGTCGGGCGATTGCCGGGAAACAGTTTATGAGGCAAAAGCTGTTCGATCCGCTCTTCCGGCATACCTGCATCGCGCATCTCTTTCTCCGCCTCTTTTGCAGTTTTTCCCCGCATCAGCGCTTCAGTCTGGGCAAAACAGTTGGCAAGCAGGATATCATGATGTTTCCCCGCCTGATTCTGGCTTTTAAGAGGCACTATAAAGTCAACGGGTATGAAGTTCGGCCCCTGATGCAGCAGTTGGAAAAAGGCATGCTGAGAGTTGGTTCCAGGCTCGCCCCAGATCACCGGACCCGTAGCATATCCGACTTCATCACCTTCCCTGTCGATTCTTTTACCGTTGCTTTCCATATCGAGCTGCTGAAGATAGGCCGGGAGACGGTGCAGATACTGATCATAAGGAATCACGGCATGGGAATGGACATCAAAAAAGTTGTTGTACCAGATACCAAGAAGGGCTAAAAGAACTGGAATATTGTTTTCAAATGGAGCCGTAAGAAAATGCTCGTCCATCGCATGCGCACCCGCAAGCAGTTCGGTAAACCTTTCGAACCCGACGTACAAGGCAATGGCAAGGCCGATGGATGACCAGAGGGAATAACGCCCACCAACCCAATCCCAGAAACGGAACATGTTATGGGCATCGATGCCGAACTCCTCAACTTTTTCCTGGTTGGTTGAAACTGCAACAAAATGCCGGGCGATGAACGATTCATCAACGGCCTTATCGAGAAACCATTTTCTTGCAGTATGCGCGTTGGTAAGGGTTTCCTGTGTGGTAAATGTTTTTGAAGCAATGATGAACAGTGTTGTATCAGCATCAAGTCCCCGCAATGTTTCAATAATATGCGTCCCGTCGATGTTGGACACAAAATGAACCTTGACCGCCCCATCAGCAAAGGGTCTAAGTGCCTCTGTCACCATATAAGGCCCAAGGTCCGATCCACCAATCCCGATGTTGACTACATCGGTGATTGCCTTCCCGCTGTATCCTTTCCATTCACCCGAAAGAATAAGCCCACAGAAACTCCTCATCTGGGCAAGAACTTCCCTTACATCACATCCAATGGTCTGCCCGTCGAGCTCCATTCTAAAACTCTCCGGCTGGCGAAGTGCCGTGTGAAGAACCGCCCTTTGTTCGGTAAAATTAATTTTTCTTCCGGCAAACATTTTTGCGCGATAACCCTCGACATCGGCTTCTTCTGCCAGAGAATTCAAAAGCTTTATCGTTTTTCCGTTGATTCTGTTTTTCGAGTAATCGAGCAAAAGATCACCGGTTCGAATCGAGAAACGCTCAAACCTCTCTGCATCATCTGCAAAGAGTTCTTTCATATGCAGTCTTTCAACGTCCTGTTTATGCGATGCCAAAGCCTTCCAGGCCGGGCTGTTTTGTATACTCATAGAAATATTGTTGAATTGTTGAGGTATTTTCGTCGCATTGAACCAGGCAGGCATCCCAACGAGTCTGGCCCCGCTTTATTTTTTTATGTAACACCTAACACGTAATACATCTTTTTGTCCTTTGCCGACCGCCTCCTGAAGACTGCCTATTGACTCCCCCCCTGGTCACTCGTCACTTGTTTCTTGTCACTATTTCTTAATACGGCCTCATCTTCAGGCGTAATTTCCAACCGTTCTCGAAATTCTCCTGACCAATTATTTCGGCAAACGCACGCATGAGAAAAACCCCTCTACCCGACGGTTCCATGAGTAAGCCAGAACTTGTCGGGTCGTGAATTTCGTGCACTGCAAAACCACTTCCGGCATCTGCAACTTCGATAAACAAAGTTCTGGCATCAGGTTCACGAAGAGACTCGAACCCCAGGCCGACGACAGCAGCTTTATTCCCGGCGTTGCCATGCTTCACTGCATTGACAAATGCTTCCTTGACCACAAACGAAAGCTCCTGAAAGAACTCTTCACTGAACCCTTCACGCTCAGACATCACCTCAAGAAAGTCCTGAAGCTTCAGGAATTCATCATAACTGCTTGAAAGCAAAAGATTGTATGCCTTGCATGCCTCCATAAAAGAAGTGCAGATCTTTCTTTTTCCAACTTCGAGGTTCTTACCGCAGAAAAGTTACAACGAAAGAGTCTTGAACACAACCACCAATTTCCAGCCTGATAAGACTCGCCTTATTTTTTAAACCCAAAAGACGTTTTCTCATAAAAAAATCTTACACATTTGTATTTTTTTATTAAAAATTTATATTGTTGACAGAATTTCTTCTAAGAAATTTATGGGAAGAGGGAAAACAACCTGAATCATTTAAACAACTCAAAAAAAACACGCATGAAATCATCAGTAACATCACTCGGCCTGGTCTCATGCGGCCTGCTGGTGGCGGGAATCATTCCCGGACCACCGCTGCTTGCCGCCGAGAGCGTTGATGCTGGAAGCATCAATGCCTATGCCATTGACAACATGTTCCTTTTCATCGCAGCGGTTCTCGTCCTGTTTATGCAGGCAGGATTCGCCATGGTCGAGGCCGGACTAAACTCGGCGAAAAACACGGTCAACATCTTGTTCAAAAACATGATGGACCTTTCGGTCGGGGCATTGTTGTTCTTTATCATCGGCTACGGACTCATGTATCCTGGCGACGCTTTCACAGGAGGCTGGTTTGGATTCGGCGGGTTCGGCATCGGCTCGGAAGCACCTGAAGCAGTAGGAGGAAACCTACATCCTGCTGTTGACTTTCTCTTTCAGGTAGCTTTCGCAGCAACTGCAGCCACAATTGTGTCAGGTGCGGTTGCAGGGAGAATGAAGTTTGAAGCATACCTGATCTATTCCGCCGTCATCACCGCTATCATCTATCCGATAAGCGGTTTCTGGAAATGGGGAGGCGGATGGTTGAACGAACTCGGGTTTTATGATTTTGCAGGCTCACTGGTGGTTCACGCCCTGGGTGGTTTTGCGGGTCTTGCCGCTGCAATCGTTCTCGGACCGCGTATTGGACGTTTCAACCCCGACGGCTCACCGAATGCTCTTCCGGGCCATAACCTTGCCATGAGCACATTAGGAGTCTTCATACTGCTTATCGGGTGGTTTGGATTCAACCCGGGAAGCCAACTTGCGATTGCAGGTGCGGATAACACGAATATCGTGATGATTATTGCAACAAACACACTCCTTGCAGCGGCGGCCGGTGCTGTGTTTGCGATGCTCGCTGCATGGACCGTGTTTAAAAAACCTGACCTCACCATGGCAATGAACGGCGTACTCGGGGGACTTGTCGGTATCACTGCGAACTGTGACTCGGTCACCTACAATGAGGCGATCATTATAGGTGCAGTTGCCGGTATCCTGATTGTTGCCGGTGTCAAGCTGCTTGACATGCTGAAAATCGATGATCCTGTCGGTGCATGGCCGGTACACGGCCTCAATGGAATCTGGGGCGGAATTGCCACCGGCATTTTCGGCGGACACCCGATTGTTGCCCAGATTATCGGTTCAATCGCCATTCCGCTTTGGGGATTTGCAACCATGTTGGTGCTCTTCCTGATTCTCAAGGCTGCCGGCATTTTGAGAGTATCCAGAGACGAAGAAATGAAAGGCCTCGATATTTCCGAACATGAGGAAGAAGCCTACCACGGTTTCCAGATATTTTCAAACCAGTAACGCCTAAACAGGAGCCAATATCATGAAATACATTGTAGCAATGATCCAGCCTCACAAGCT from Prosthecochloris marina includes these protein-coding regions:
- the pgi gene encoding glucose-6-phosphate isomerase, which gives rise to MSIQNSPAWKALASHKQDVERLHMKELFADDAERFERFSIRTGDLLLDYSKNRINGKTIKLLNSLAEEADVEGYRAKMFAGRKINFTEQRAVLHTALRQPESFRMELDGQTIGCDVREVLAQMRSFCGLILSGEWKGYSGKAITDVVNIGIGGSDLGPYMVTEALRPFADGAVKVHFVSNIDGTHIIETLRGLDADTTLFIIASKTFTTQETLTNAHTARKWFLDKAVDESFIARHFVAVSTNQEKVEEFGIDAHNMFRFWDWVGGRYSLWSSIGLAIALYVGFERFTELLAGAHAMDEHFLTAPFENNIPVLLALLGIWYNNFFDVHSHAVIPYDQYLHRLPAYLQQLDMESNGKRIDREGDEVGYATGPVIWGEPGTNSQHAFFQLLHQGPNFIPVDFIVPLKSQNQAGKHHDILLANCFAQTEALMRGKTAKEAEKEMRDAGMPEERIEQLLPHKLFPGNRPTNTLVFSEINPFNLGSLIAMYEHKVFVQGVIWRINSFDQWGVELGKQLAKAILPEIQGEQDAKTHDSSTNGLINLYRQSRGS
- a CDS encoding ATP-binding protein; amino-acid sequence: MEACKAYNLLLSSSYDEFLKLQDFLEVMSEREGFSEEFFQELSFVVKEAFVNAVKHGNAGNKAAVVGLGFESLREPDARTLFIEVADAGSGFAVHEIHDPTSSGLLMEPSGRGVFLMRAFAEIIGQENFENGWKLRLKMRPY
- a CDS encoding ammonium transporter translates to MKSSVTSLGLVSCGLLVAGIIPGPPLLAAESVDAGSINAYAIDNMFLFIAAVLVLFMQAGFAMVEAGLNSAKNTVNILFKNMMDLSVGALLFFIIGYGLMYPGDAFTGGWFGFGGFGIGSEAPEAVGGNLHPAVDFLFQVAFAATAATIVSGAVAGRMKFEAYLIYSAVITAIIYPISGFWKWGGGWLNELGFYDFAGSLVVHALGGFAGLAAAIVLGPRIGRFNPDGSPNALPGHNLAMSTLGVFILLIGWFGFNPGSQLAIAGADNTNIVMIIATNTLLAAAAGAVFAMLAAWTVFKKPDLTMAMNGVLGGLVGITANCDSVTYNEAIIIGAVAGILIVAGVKLLDMLKIDDPVGAWPVHGLNGIWGGIATGIFGGHPIVAQIIGSIAIPLWGFATMLVLFLILKAAGILRVSRDEEMKGLDISEHEEEAYHGFQIFSNQ